ATGCGGTGCTGGACATCTCGCGGCTGGACAGCGCGCGGATCGAGTTCAACCGCCAGCCCGTCGCGCTGGACGAGCTGTTCCGCAGGCTGGCCGCCGAATTCGCGCCCGTGGCCCATGCCAAGGGGCTGCGGCTGGCCTTCATGCCGACCGGCGCGGTGGTCGACAGCGATCCGATCTTCCTGCGCCGCATCGCGCAGAACCTGGTGTCGAACGCGATCAAGTACACGCAGCGCGGCGGCGTGGCGGTGGGCGCCCGCAAGCGCGGGGGCATGTGCTGGCTGTCGGTCTATGACACCGGCATCGGCATCCCCGCCGTGGACCGCAACCGCATCTTCGACGAGTTCCAGCGCCTGACGCATGATCAGGCCACCCCCGGCATGGGGCTGGGCCTGTCCATCGTGCGCCGCGCCTGCGCCAAGCTGGACCATCCGATCAGCCTCAGCTCGGAGGCGATGCGCGGCACCGTCTTCCGCGTGGGCCTGCCGCTGGTCGGCGCCGACCCCGATGCGGCGCCCCGCCTCTCGGACACGGCGCTTCCGGCGCTGCGCGGCCGCGTCGCGCTGGTGGTCGAGAACGACCCCGACATGCGCCGCGGCTACGAGATGATCCTGCGCGACCGGCTTGGCATGGTGCCCCGCCTGGCGGGCGGCACCGCCGAGGCGCTGGCCACCATGGGGGACGAGCCGCCCGACGTGATCCTGGCGGATTATCACCTGGAGAACGGCGATACCGGCTTCGCCGCCATCGAGGCCCTGCGCGCCGCCGCGGGCCGCCCGGTGCCCGCGGTCATGGTCACCGCCCATCGCGACCCGGGCATCTCGCGCAGCTGCGCGCGGATGGGGATGCATCTTCTGGAAAAGCCGGTGCGCCCCGCCGAGCTGGCCGAGATCCTGGCCCGGCTCCTGGCCTAAGACCAAG
Above is a window of Paracoccus liaowanqingii DNA encoding:
- a CDS encoding ATP-binding response regulator, which produces MLRDDDPPDRQVQKLTRITQVLIDRIDRLEEKRGSAWSTFQAAVALEQEVLARTRDLERAMADLSQRNRELAVARASAEEANRSKTRFLRAASHDLLQPLSAARLFLSALADTPMDENQAELTDRLGSAFESVEQLMHAVLDISRLDSARIEFNRQPVALDELFRRLAAEFAPVAHAKGLRLAFMPTGAVVDSDPIFLRRIAQNLVSNAIKYTQRGGVAVGARKRGGMCWLSVYDTGIGIPAVDRNRIFDEFQRLTHDQATPGMGLGLSIVRRACAKLDHPISLSSEAMRGTVFRVGLPLVGADPDAAPRLSDTALPALRGRVALVVENDPDMRRGYEMILRDRLGMVPRLAGGTAEALATMGDEPPDVILADYHLENGDTGFAAIEALRAAAGRPVPAVMVTAHRDPGISRSCARMGMHLLEKPVRPAELAEILARLLA